The proteins below come from a single Polymorphobacter fuscus genomic window:
- a CDS encoding right-handed parallel beta-helix repeat-containing protein produces the protein MIIIALALAALPGLTSGGTVTLPPGPHPMVEIRGKTFDPPVTINATGAVVKGLRIWDSKGIIWRGGTIHAPSGNVGHGPVAYGADIRRADTLTIDGATFTNALRGAVVADSRNLVVRNAQFKGLQSDGLDVAGSSHVLIENNRFTDFDPVKATGNKADGTWKDGDHPDAIQMWTTPTNKRVTDVVIRGNTVDGDTQGINFFGPRGDGYARVKIEDNDVRVAYPAAISLGGCDDCSVRNNRIKAAPGAKFRANVRFDESKGKACGNDMPGMPNHPAARRC, from the coding sequence ATGATCATTATCGCCCTGGCACTGGCTGCCCTCCCCGGTCTCACATCGGGGGGGACCGTCACTTTGCCGCCCGGGCCGCATCCGATGGTGGAGATCCGGGGCAAGACCTTCGACCCGCCGGTGACGATCAACGCCACCGGCGCGGTCGTGAAGGGCCTGCGCATCTGGGACAGCAAGGGCATCATCTGGCGCGGCGGCACGATCCACGCCCCCAGCGGCAATGTCGGCCATGGGCCCGTCGCCTATGGGGCCGACATCCGCCGCGCCGACACGCTGACCATCGACGGCGCTACCTTCACCAATGCGCTGCGCGGTGCCGTCGTCGCCGACAGCCGCAACCTGGTCGTGCGCAACGCCCAGTTCAAGGGCCTGCAGTCGGACGGGCTCGACGTCGCCGGCAGCAGCCATGTGCTGATCGAAAACAACCGGTTCACCGATTTCGACCCCGTCAAGGCGACCGGCAACAAGGCCGATGGCACCTGGAAGGACGGCGACCACCCCGACGCCATCCAGATGTGGACGACGCCGACCAACAAGCGGGTGACCGATGTCGTCATCCGCGGCAACACCGTCGACGGCGACACCCAGGGCATCAACTTCTTCGGCCCGCGCGGCGATGGTTATGCGCGGGTGAAGATCGAGGACAATGACGTCCGCGTCGCCTATCCGGCGGCGATCTCGCTTGGCGGCTGCGACGATTGTTCGGTGCGCAACAACCGCATCAAGGCCGCCCCCGGCGCCAAGTTCCGCGCCAACGTCCGCTTCGACGAGTCGAAGGGCAAGGCCTGTGGCAACGACATGCCGGGGATGCCGAACCACCCCGCCGCCCGACGCTGCTGA
- a CDS encoding acyl-CoA dehydrogenase family protein: MMFEYSDKTKGLIERVSAFMDEHIYPNEARYEQEVGEGERWKVLPVIEELKPVARAAGLWNLFLNVSDHDVGEWKGPGLTNSEYAPLAEIMGRAPWSSEVFNCSAPDTGNMEVLRTYGSEAQKQTWLKPLMAGEIRSAFLMTEPAVASSDATNIETSIVRQGDEYVINGRKWWSSGVGDPRCTIAIVMGKTDPNAARHAQQSQILVPLDTPGITKLRALKVFGYDDAPHGHFEVILDNVRVPAENMILGEGRGFEIAQGRLGPGRIHHCMRSIGAAERALEKMVKRLKSRIAFGKPLSEHSLWHERIADSRIAIEQARLLTLKAAYMMDTVGNKGAANEIAMIKVVAPNMSCLIHDHAIQAHGGGGVCQDYGLASGYAGQRTLRLADGPDEVHRQAIAKTELRRYN, encoded by the coding sequence ATGATGTTCGAATACAGCGACAAGACCAAGGGTCTCATCGAGCGCGTCAGCGCCTTCATGGACGAACATATCTACCCCAACGAAGCGCGCTACGAGCAGGAAGTCGGCGAAGGCGAGCGCTGGAAGGTGCTGCCGGTCATCGAGGAGCTGAAGCCGGTCGCGCGCGCCGCCGGGCTGTGGAACCTGTTCCTCAACGTGTCCGATCACGATGTCGGCGAATGGAAGGGCCCGGGCCTGACCAATTCCGAATATGCGCCGCTTGCCGAAATCATGGGGCGTGCGCCCTGGTCGAGCGAGGTGTTCAACTGCTCGGCGCCCGATACCGGCAACATGGAAGTGCTGCGCACCTATGGCTCCGAAGCGCAGAAGCAGACATGGTTGAAGCCGCTGATGGCCGGCGAGATCCGCTCCGCCTTCCTGATGACCGAGCCGGCCGTCGCATCGTCCGACGCCACCAACATCGAAACCTCGATCGTCCGCCAGGGCGATGAATATGTCATCAACGGCCGCAAATGGTGGTCGTCGGGCGTCGGCGACCCGCGTTGCACCATCGCCATCGTCATGGGCAAGACCGACCCCAATGCCGCCCGCCACGCCCAGCAGAGCCAGATCCTGGTGCCGCTCGACACCCCGGGCATCACCAAGCTGCGCGCGTTGAAGGTGTTCGGCTATGACGACGCACCGCACGGCCATTTCGAGGTCATTCTCGACAATGTCCGGGTGCCGGCCGAAAACATGATCCTGGGTGAGGGCCGCGGCTTCGAAATTGCGCAGGGGCGCCTCGGGCCGGGCCGCATCCACCATTGCATGCGCAGCATCGGCGCCGCCGAACGCGCGCTCGAAAAGATGGTCAAGCGGCTGAAGTCGCGCATCGCCTTCGGCAAGCCGCTGTCCGAACACAGCCTGTGGCACGAACGCATTGCCGATTCGCGCATCGCCATCGAACAGGCGCGGCTGCTGACGCTGAAGGCCGCCTATATGATGGACACGGTCGGCAACAAGGGCGCCGCCAACGAGATCGCCATGATCAAGGTCGTCGCGCCGAACATGAGCTGCCTGATCCACGACCATGCCATCCAGGCGCATGGCGGCGGCGGCGTCTGCCAGGATTACGGGCTGGCGTCGGGCTATGCCGGGCAGCGGACGTTGCGACTGGCCGACGGTCCCGACGAAGTCCATCGCCAGGCCATCGCCAAGACGGAATTGCGGCGCTACAACTAA
- a CDS encoding acyl-CoA dehydrogenase family protein, producing MLDTSERHVYTPDHEAFRGTVRKLFDKELYPHIDTFESEGIVSKAFWRACGDNGLLCPTVPEEYGGLGLDFGYNAVVDEELAYAGSSAGITLQSDIVADYIVAYGSEEQKRKYLPQMISGELITAIAMTEPGAGSDLQGVRTTAKRDGNHYVINGSKTYITNGQNAGLIIVVAKTDPDKGAKGTSLILVEQEAEGFSRGRNLDKIGQHSADTSELFFNDVRVPITNCLGEENKGFIYLMSQLPQERLSIAIGAQAGAQRAFDEAVKFTKDRKAFGKTVFDFQNTRFTLASLKTELQVGWAHIDWGLKRLLEGKLTAAEASAAKLWHTEMQGRVVDEALQLHGGAGYMNEYPIARLWRDARVQRIYGGTSEIMREVIARTI from the coding sequence ATGCTCGATACCAGCGAACGCCATGTCTACACCCCCGACCATGAAGCGTTCCGCGGCACGGTGCGCAAGCTGTTCGACAAGGAGCTGTACCCGCACATCGACACGTTCGAGAGCGAGGGCATCGTGTCCAAGGCGTTCTGGCGCGCCTGCGGCGACAATGGCCTGCTATGCCCGACGGTGCCCGAGGAATATGGCGGGCTGGGGCTCGATTTCGGCTATAATGCCGTTGTCGATGAAGAACTTGCCTATGCCGGGTCGTCGGCGGGCATCACCCTGCAATCCGATATCGTTGCCGACTATATCGTCGCCTATGGGTCGGAGGAGCAGAAGCGCAAATATCTGCCGCAGATGATCTCGGGCGAGCTGATCACCGCCATCGCGATGACCGAACCCGGCGCCGGGTCCGACCTGCAGGGCGTGCGCACCACGGCGAAGCGCGACGGCAACCATTATGTCATCAACGGTTCCAAGACCTACATCACCAACGGCCAGAACGCCGGGCTGATCATCGTCGTCGCCAAGACCGATCCCGACAAGGGCGCCAAGGGCACGTCGCTGATCCTTGTCGAGCAGGAGGCCGAAGGCTTTTCGCGCGGCCGCAACCTCGACAAGATCGGCCAGCACAGCGCCGACACGTCGGAGCTGTTCTTCAACGACGTCCGCGTGCCGATCACCAACTGCCTCGGCGAGGAGAACAAGGGCTTCATCTATCTGATGAGCCAGCTGCCGCAGGAACGGTTGAGCATCGCCATCGGCGCCCAGGCCGGCGCCCAGCGCGCCTTCGACGAAGCGGTGAAGTTCACCAAGGACCGCAAGGCCTTCGGCAAGACGGTGTTCGATTTCCAGAACACCCGCTTTACCCTCGCCTCGCTCAAGACCGAGCTGCAGGTCGGCTGGGCGCATATCGACTGGGGGCTGAAGCGCCTGCTCGAAGGCAAGCTGACGGCGGCCGAAGCCAGCGCCGCCAAGCTGTGGCACACCGAGATGCAGGGCCGCGTCGTCGACGAGGCGCTGCAGCTCCATGGGGGCGCGGGTTACATGAACGAATATCCGATCGCGCGGCTGTGGCGCGACGCGCGGGTGCAGCGCATCTATGGCGGCACCAGCGAGATCATGCGCGAAGTCATCGCCCGCACCATCTGA
- a CDS encoding dipeptidase — MRILPLIALLLATAVPAHAAPASAGDPYLARAHAVLKRQPIIDGHNDWAEQLRGQFGEGWWSADLNADSRRFKQPLQTDIPRLHQGQVGGQFWSVWVPATVTGPAAVKATLEQIDIVRGIVARHPKDFALASTAADIRRIQKTGRIASLIGVEGGSQIDDSLPALRMFYDLGVRYMTLTHVRHNAWADSANEAPRAEPLTAFGKAVVHEMNRIGMLVDLSHVSPATMKAALAVSQAPVIFSHSSARAITDHPRNVPDDVLALLKANGGIVMVNYAPGYVSRKRMEWEAARAGVRASFNAPPYSGLYIGQPDRAAAAFTEWEKANPMPAVTLAEVADHIDHLAKVAGHDHVGIGGDLDGIDTTPTGLEGVETYPALIAELLRRGWSDADAAKLAGGNILRVLEAAEKVAAGLKDEVPSPLQVTAVP, encoded by the coding sequence ATGCGCATCCTCCCCCTCATCGCCCTGCTCCTCGCCACCGCCGTCCCGGCGCACGCCGCCCCCGCTTCGGCCGGCGACCCCTATCTCGCCCGCGCCCATGCGGTGCTGAAGCGCCAGCCGATCATCGACGGGCACAATGACTGGGCCGAACAGCTGCGCGGCCAGTTCGGCGAAGGCTGGTGGAGCGCCGACCTCAACGCCGACAGCCGCCGCTTCAAACAGCCGCTGCAGACCGATATTCCGCGCCTGCACCAGGGCCAGGTCGGCGGGCAATTCTGGTCGGTCTGGGTGCCGGCAACGGTCACCGGGCCGGCGGCGGTCAAGGCCACGCTCGAACAGATCGACATCGTCCGCGGCATCGTCGCCCGCCACCCGAAGGACTTTGCGCTGGCATCGACCGCCGCCGACATCCGCCGCATCCAGAAGACCGGGCGCATCGCCAGCCTGATAGGGGTGGAGGGCGGCAGCCAGATCGACGACAGCCTGCCGGCGCTGCGCATGTTCTACGACCTCGGCGTCCGCTACATGACGCTGACGCACGTCCGCCACAACGCCTGGGCCGACAGCGCCAACGAGGCGCCCCGCGCCGAGCCGTTGACGGCCTTCGGCAAGGCGGTGGTGCACGAAATGAACCGCATCGGCATGCTTGTCGATCTCAGCCATGTTTCCCCCGCCACGATGAAGGCGGCGCTGGCGGTATCGCAGGCCCCGGTGATCTTCTCGCACTCCTCGGCGCGCGCCATCACCGACCATCCGCGCAACGTCCCCGACGATGTGCTGGCGCTGCTCAAGGCCAATGGCGGCATCGTCATGGTCAATTATGCGCCCGGCTATGTCAGCCGCAAGCGCATGGAATGGGAAGCGGCGCGCGCCGGGGTGCGCGCCAGCTTCAACGCGCCGCCCTATTCGGGCCTGTACATCGGCCAGCCCGACCGCGCCGCCGCTGCCTTCACCGAATGGGAAAAGGCCAACCCGATGCCCGCGGTGACACTGGCCGAAGTCGCCGACCATATCGACCATCTCGCCAAGGTCGCCGGCCATGACCATGTCGGTATCGGCGGCGATCTCGATGGCATCGACACGACGCCGACCGGCCTCGAAGGCGTCGAAACCTATCCGGCGCTGATCGCCGAACTGCTGCGCCGCGGCTGGAGCGACGCCGATGCGGCGAAGCTGGCCGGGGGGAATATCCTGCGGGTGCTGGAGGCAGCGGAAAAGGTTGCGGCGGGGCTGAAGGACGAAGTGCCGAGCCCGCTGCAGGTGACGGCGGTGCCGTGA
- a CDS encoding type 1 glutamine amidotransferase domain-containing protein → MKILVVLTSHADLGDTGKKTGFWLEELAAPYYVFKDAGAEMVLASPQGGQPPLDPTSAAPDAQTDSTRRFDADAEAGAALADTRRLDTVDIADFDAVFYPGGHGPLWDLANDAASVALIEAAIAAGKPVAAVCHAPGVLRDVKGTDGAPLVRGKRVTGFANSEEAAVGLTDVVPFLVEDMLKEQGGDYSKTADWDVHVVEDGLLITGQNPASSAKAAEALLGKLG, encoded by the coding sequence ATGAAAATCCTCGTCGTACTGACCTCGCACGCCGATCTTGGCGACACCGGCAAGAAGACCGGCTTCTGGCTCGAGGAACTCGCCGCGCCCTATTATGTCTTCAAGGACGCGGGCGCCGAAATGGTCCTGGCGTCGCCGCAGGGCGGCCAGCCGCCGCTCGACCCGACCAGCGCCGCACCCGATGCGCAGACCGACAGCACGCGGCGCTTCGATGCCGATGCCGAAGCCGGGGCCGCGCTTGCCGACACCCGGCGCCTCGATACGGTCGACATCGCCGATTTCGACGCAGTCTTCTATCCCGGCGGCCATGGTCCGTTGTGGGACCTTGCCAATGACGCCGCCTCGGTCGCGCTGATCGAAGCCGCGATCGCCGCCGGCAAGCCGGTCGCCGCCGTCTGCCATGCCCCCGGCGTGCTGCGCGACGTCAAGGGCACCGATGGTGCGCCGCTGGTCCGCGGCAAGCGCGTCACCGGCTTTGCCAACAGCGAGGAAGCGGCGGTCGGGTTGACCGATGTCGTGCCCTTCCTGGTCGAAGACATGCTCAAGGAACAGGGCGGCGACTATTCGAAGACCGCTGATTGGGACGTCCATGTCGTCGAAGACGGGCTGCTGATCACCGGGCAGAATCCGGCGTCCTCGGCAAAGGCGGCAGAGGCACTGCTCGGCAAGCTGGGCTGA
- a CDS encoding DUF3072 domain-containing protein, with protein sequence MSDTNRDLPAGAEKDPADWTTGDEAMTGPQASYLKTLAHEAGEDFDETLTKAEASLRIEELQAKTGRGVDH encoded by the coding sequence ATGTCCGACACCAACCGCGACCTGCCCGCCGGCGCCGAAAAGGACCCGGCCGACTGGACCACCGGCGACGAGGCGATGACCGGCCCGCAGGCGAGCTATCTCAAGACGCTTGCGCACGAAGCCGGCGAAGATTTCGACGAAACGCTGACCAAGGCCGAGGCCAGCCTGCGCATCGAGGAACTGCAGGCGAAGACAGGCCGCGGGGTCGACCATTAA
- a CDS encoding acetyl-CoA C-acyltransferase — protein MMADAVVISGFARTPMGGFQGALAGVSATALGSAAVRAAVERSGVDAAKVEAIFMGCVLPAGLGQAPARQAALGAGLPLSVEATTVNKMCGSGMQATIMAHDALLAGTAEVIVAGGMESMSNAPYLLTKHRGGARIGHDAIKDSMYLDGLEDAYDPGKLMGAFAEESARDYQFTRAAQDDYALESLARASAAIASGAFDDEVTPVTVPGRGGDTVVSVDEQPGKARPDKIPGLKPAFAKDGTITAANASSISDGAAALVLTRASVAARDGLPVRARIVAHAGHAHEPGKFTTAPVPAIEKVLKKAGWTVADVDLFEVNEAFAAVAMIAMHDLGIARDKLNIHGGATALGHPIGASGARIIATLVAALERTGGKRGVAALCIGGGEATAIAVARD, from the coding sequence CTGATGGCCGACGCGGTGGTGATTTCCGGTTTTGCCCGCACGCCGATGGGCGGCTTCCAGGGCGCGCTGGCCGGCGTGTCGGCGACGGCGCTGGGATCGGCGGCGGTCCGGGCCGCGGTCGAGCGATCGGGCGTCGATGCGGCGAAGGTGGAGGCGATCTTCATGGGCTGCGTGCTGCCGGCGGGGCTGGGCCAGGCGCCGGCCCGCCAGGCGGCGCTGGGGGCCGGGCTGCCGCTGTCGGTGGAAGCGACCACGGTCAACAAGATGTGCGGATCGGGGATGCAGGCGACGATCATGGCGCACGACGCGCTGCTTGCCGGCACTGCCGAAGTGATCGTGGCGGGCGGCATGGAGAGCATGTCGAACGCGCCCTATCTGCTGACCAAGCACCGCGGCGGCGCGCGCATCGGCCATGATGCGATCAAGGATTCGATGTATCTCGACGGGCTGGAGGACGCCTATGACCCCGGCAAGCTGATGGGCGCCTTTGCCGAGGAATCGGCGCGCGATTACCAGTTCACCCGCGCGGCGCAGGACGATTACGCCCTCGAAAGCCTGGCGCGGGCGAGCGCGGCGATCGCTTCGGGCGCCTTCGACGATGAAGTGACGCCGGTGACGGTGCCGGGGCGCGGTGGCGACACCGTCGTCAGCGTCGACGAGCAACCCGGCAAGGCGCGGCCCGACAAGATCCCCGGGCTGAAGCCGGCATTCGCCAAGGATGGCACCATCACCGCTGCCAATGCCTCGTCGATTTCGGACGGCGCCGCGGCGCTGGTGCTGACCCGCGCGAGCGTCGCGGCGCGCGACGGCCTGCCGGTCCGCGCGCGCATCGTCGCCCATGCCGGCCACGCCCATGAACCCGGCAAGTTCACCACCGCACCCGTTCCGGCAATCGAGAAGGTGCTGAAAAAGGCCGGCTGGACGGTGGCGGATGTCGACCTGTTCGAAGTCAACGAAGCCTTTGCCGCCGTGGCGATGATCGCCATGCACGACCTGGGGATCGCCCGCGACAAGCTCAACATCCATGGCGGCGCCACCGCGCTGGGGCATCCGATCGGTGCATCGGGGGCGCGGATCATCGCGACGCTGGTGGCGGCGCTGGAGCGGACCGGCGGCAAGCGCGGCGTCGCGGCGCTGTGCATCGGCGGCGGCGAGGCAACGGCGATCGCGGTGGCGCGGGACTGA
- a CDS encoding glutamate--cysteine ligase translates to MSNQVLTTGDDAPIESRDQLVGVFEKGNKPKADWRIGTEHEKFVYRLSGHGAPSYDEPGGIRDLLDGMAAFGWEPVLEGGNVIAMKGSDGAISLEPAGQFELSGAALDTIHETCAESNRHLAQCREVGDRLGLGFLGLGFWPDKTRSELPVMPKGRYVIMRSHMPKVGTLGLDMMLRTCTIQTNLDYASEADMVLKFRVSMALQPLATALFANSPFTEGKPNGFKSFRSHIWTDTDPARTGTLPFVFEDGFGFERYTDYALDVPMYFVYRDGKYIDAAGHSFRDFLAGKLAVLPGETPRVGDWKDHLSTAFPEVRMKGYLEMRGADGGRWDRICALPAFWVGLLYDDVALDAAWQLVKGWTPADHDRLRAEVPRLALQAASPNGGTLQDLAKQVLAIADAGLARRARLNRMGDTEQGFLNPLREIADSGLTNADRMLALYHGAWGGDVSKAYDTESY, encoded by the coding sequence ATGAGCAACCAGGTCCTGACGACGGGCGACGACGCCCCCATCGAATCCCGCGACCAGCTCGTCGGGGTGTTCGAAAAAGGCAACAAGCCCAAGGCCGACTGGCGGATCGGCACCGAGCATGAAAAGTTCGTCTATCGCCTGAGCGGCCATGGCGCGCCCTCGTACGACGAACCCGGCGGCATCCGCGACCTGCTGGACGGCATGGCCGCCTTCGGCTGGGAGCCGGTGCTGGAAGGCGGCAACGTCATCGCCATGAAGGGCAGCGACGGCGCCATCAGCCTGGAGCCGGCGGGGCAGTTCGAGCTGTCGGGCGCCGCGCTCGACACCATCCATGAAACCTGCGCCGAATCGAACCGCCACCTGGCGCAGTGCCGCGAAGTCGGCGACCGGCTGGGGCTGGGGTTCCTCGGGCTGGGCTTCTGGCCCGACAAGACCCGGAGCGAACTGCCGGTGATGCCCAAGGGGCGCTATGTCATCATGCGCAGCCACATGCCCAAGGTCGGCACGCTGGGGCTCGACATGATGCTGCGCACCTGCACGATCCAGACCAACCTCGACTATGCCAGCGAAGCCGACATGGTGCTGAAGTTCCGCGTGTCGATGGCGCTGCAGCCGCTGGCGACGGCGCTGTTCGCCAATTCGCCGTTCACCGAAGGCAAGCCCAACGGCTTCAAGTCCTTCCGCAGCCATATCTGGACCGATACCGACCCGGCGCGCACCGGCACCCTGCCGTTCGTGTTCGAGGACGGTTTCGGCTTCGAACGCTACACCGACTATGCGCTCGATGTGCCGATGTACTTCGTCTACCGCGACGGCAAATATATCGATGCGGCCGGGCACAGTTTCCGCGATTTCCTGGCCGGCAAACTGGCCGTGCTGCCCGGCGAAACACCGCGGGTCGGCGACTGGAAGGACCATCTGTCGACGGCGTTCCCCGAAGTCCGCATGAAGGGCTATCTGGAGATGCGCGGCGCCGATGGCGGGCGCTGGGACCGGATCTGCGCGCTGCCGGCGTTCTGGGTGGGGCTGCTCTACGACGATGTCGCGCTCGATGCGGCGTGGCAGCTGGTCAAGGGCTGGACGCCGGCCGACCATGACCGGCTGCGCGCCGAAGTGCCGCGGCTGGCGTTGCAGGCCGCCAGCCCGAACGGGGGCACGCTGCAGGACCTGGCGAAGCAGGTGCTCGCCATCGCCGATGCCGGGCTGGCGCGGCGGGCGCGGCTGAACCGCATGGGTGACACCGAACAGGGGTTCCTCAACCCGCTGCGCGAAATCGCCGACAGCGGCCTGACCAATGCCGACCGGATGCTGGCGCTGTACCATGGCGCCTGGGGCGGTGATGTTTCGAAAGCCTATGACACGGAGAGTTACTGA
- a CDS encoding N-acyl-D-amino-acid deacylase family protein, which translates to MHDLVIRNGTIVDGTGTPAFVGDIAIDAGRIAAVGTVTAKGREEIDAAGLHVTPGFVDIHTHYDGQATWDSEMAPSSWHGVTTVVMGNCGVGFAPARPDRHDWLIGLMEGVEDIPGTALAEGMAWNWETFPEYMDALAQRPRTIDVATHVAHGAVRAYVMGERGANNEAPTEHEIAQMSAIVEEGLKSGALGFSTSRTVLHKSIDGVLVPGTTATKEELIGIGRAVARAGHGVFEMASDLRREWDEFGWMGALSKETGLPVTFAMLQSIAKELPWQEQMSETARWNAEGANIVAQIALRGNGILMAWRGTVHPFKFKPSWAEIDTAPWDVQWAKISDPAWKAQLLAEADVIPESDVTALLYAVAQGFGLHYEMDADFDYEPTQAQTIAARAAAAGVSPAEYAYDLMSAKDGTGFIYFPILNYADGNLDFVEGLLQRDDIVISLSDGGAHCGTICDAASPTYLLQHWVRDRKRGTITIENAIKRQCSDTARLYGMHDRGQLVPGLIADINLIDMARLKLGAPWMAFDLPAGGKRLLQRADGYVATIKSGVVTFREGQMTGDLPGVLIRGPQAAPPVALAAE; encoded by the coding sequence ATGCACGACCTGGTCATCCGGAACGGCACCATCGTCGATGGCACCGGCACGCCGGCCTTTGTCGGCGATATCGCCATCGACGCCGGGCGCATCGCCGCCGTCGGCACGGTGACGGCGAAGGGGCGGGAGGAGATCGACGCCGCCGGCCTGCATGTCACGCCCGGCTTTGTCGACATCCACACCCATTATGACGGCCAGGCGACATGGGATTCGGAAATGGCACCGTCGTCGTGGCACGGCGTCACCACCGTCGTCATGGGCAATTGCGGCGTCGGCTTCGCGCCGGCGCGGCCCGACAGGCACGACTGGCTGATCGGGCTGATGGAAGGCGTGGAGGACATCCCCGGCACCGCGCTCGCCGAAGGCATGGCGTGGAACTGGGAAACCTTCCCCGAATATATGGACGCGCTGGCGCAGCGCCCGCGCACCATCGACGTGGCGACCCATGTCGCCCACGGCGCGGTGCGCGCCTATGTGATGGGCGAACGCGGCGCCAACAACGAAGCGCCGACCGAACACGAAATCGCCCAGATGAGCGCGATCGTCGAGGAAGGGCTGAAATCCGGCGCGCTCGGCTTTTCGACCAGCCGCACGGTGCTGCACAAGTCGATCGACGGCGTCCTCGTCCCCGGCACGACCGCGACGAAGGAGGAACTGATCGGCATCGGGCGTGCCGTGGCGCGCGCCGGCCATGGCGTGTTCGAAATGGCGAGCGACCTGCGCCGCGAATGGGACGAATTCGGCTGGATGGGGGCGCTGAGCAAGGAAACCGGGCTGCCGGTCACCTTCGCCATGCTGCAATCGATCGCCAAGGAACTGCCCTGGCAGGAACAGATGTCCGAAACCGCGCGCTGGAATGCCGAGGGCGCCAATATCGTCGCGCAGATCGCGCTGCGCGGCAACGGCATCCTGATGGCGTGGCGCGGCACCGTCCACCCGTTCAAGTTCAAGCCGTCCTGGGCCGAAATCGATACGGCGCCCTGGGACGTGCAATGGGCGAAAATCAGCGATCCGGCCTGGAAGGCGCAGCTGCTCGCCGAGGCCGATGTCATCCCCGAATCCGACGTGACGGCGCTGCTATACGCCGTCGCCCAGGGCTTCGGCCTCCATTACGAGATGGACGCCGATTTCGATTATGAACCGACGCAGGCGCAGACCATCGCCGCCCGCGCCGCCGCGGCCGGCGTCTCCCCTGCCGAATATGCCTATGACCTGATGTCGGCGAAGGACGGCACCGGCTTCATCTATTTCCCCATCCTCAACTATGCCGACGGCAATCTCGATTTCGTCGAAGGGCTGTTGCAGCGCGACGACATCGTCATCTCGCTGTCGGACGGCGGCGCCCATTGCGGCACCATCTGCGACGCCGCCAGCCCGACCTATCTGCTCCAGCATTGGGTGCGGGATCGCAAGCGCGGCACCATCACCATCGAAAACGCCATAAAGCGCCAGTGTAGCGACACCGCCCGGCTGTACGGCATGCACGACCGCGGCCAGCTCGTTCCCGGTTTGATCGCCGACATCAACCTCATCGACATGGCGCGGCTGAAACTGGGCGCGCCGTGGATGGCGTTCGACCTGCCGGCCGGCGGCAAGCGGCTGCTGCAAAGGGCCGATGGCTATGTCGCCACGATCAAGTCGGGGGTCGTCACCTTCCGCGAAGGGCAAATGACCGGCGACCTGCCCGGCGTGCTGATCCGCGGCCCGCAGGCGGCGCCGCCGGTGGCGCTGGCGGCGGAATAA
- a CDS encoding 16S rRNA (uracil(1498)-N(3))-methyltransferase, producing the protein MSETAPDLSTTPRLYVDQPLAPGATITLPVPQSHYLAQVMRRQPGDVVRLFDGRSGEWAARLVSVGRKAVTATLEAASAPQEAVADIWLCAAPLKRGRIDWVAEKACELGVARFVPVITRRTIVDKLNLDRLRAHMVEAAEQCGRTALPDLAEPTPLAALLRDWPAGRALIFADETGGEPLPAVCARAPAPAAVLIGPEGGFTPEERAAIRAVPQALAVTLGPRILRADTAAAVAVGVWQALVGDRAA; encoded by the coding sequence ATGAGCGAAACCGCGCCCGATCTGTCAACCACCCCACGGCTTTATGTCGACCAGCCGCTGGCGCCGGGCGCGACGATCACGCTGCCGGTGCCGCAATCCCATTACCTTGCGCAGGTCATGCGGCGGCAGCCGGGCGATGTCGTGCGGCTGTTCGACGGGCGCAGCGGCGAATGGGCGGCGCGGCTGGTGTCGGTCGGCCGCAAGGCGGTGACGGCGACACTGGAGGCGGCGTCGGCGCCGCAGGAGGCGGTGGCCGACATTTGGCTGTGCGCGGCGCCGCTGAAGCGCGGGCGGATCGACTGGGTGGCGGAAAAGGCCTGTGAGCTGGGGGTGGCGCGCTTCGTGCCGGTCATCACCCGGCGCACGATCGTCGACAAGTTGAACCTCGACCGGCTGCGCGCGCACATGGTCGAGGCGGCGGAGCAGTGCGGCCGCACCGCCCTGCCCGACCTGGCCGAACCGACGCCGCTGGCGGCGCTGTTGCGCGACTGGCCGGCGGGGCGCGCCCTGATCTTTGCCGATGAAACCGGCGGCGAACCGCTGCCCGCCGTCTGTGCGCGTGCGCCGGCGCCGGCGGCGGTGCTGATCGGTCCCGAAGGCGGCTTCACGCCGGAGGAGCGCGCCGCGATCCGCGCCGTGCCGCAGGCGCTGGCGGTGACGCTGGGGCCGCGCATCCTGCGCGCCGATACCGCCGCTGCGGTGGCGGTCGGCGTCTGGCAGGCGCTGGTCGGCGACCGGGCGGCATGA